The nucleotide window GCCTATCGCCATGCCGCGTCAGGTATGCACCACCCGTGCGTGCCGTCGGCGGCCTCGTCATCCGTGGCCGATGCCTTTGCAGCAGCCACGCACCCGAGAGCGATCAGGCATGAGCGGCGCTCGCCCACCCTGTGGCCAATCCGTCAGGCATGGGAACGAGCGGCCACAAGCCCAGGGTGCCCTTGCAGCCAGGTCGCGGGACATTGTTGCCCGCGGGATTTCTCCATGGCGCGCGTCACGCGTGCGCCAGAGACATACGTTGCAGGAACCTTTTGCAGGTCATGAGTCTTTTTCGAACCAAAAACATCGAGAACATGCTGGCGGCAAGCCGCACCGGCAGTCTCCGCAAGGTGCTGGGCCCCATCGATCTGGTCCTGATGGGCATCGGCGCCATCATCGGCACCGGCATTTTCGTCCTCACCGGCACGGGCGCGCTCACCGCTGGCCCGGCGCTCACCGTCTCGTTCATGATCGCGGCCACAGCTTGTGGCTTCGCCGCGCTGTGCTACGCCGAGTTCGCGTCCACGATCCCCGTCTCCGGCTCGATCTATACGTACAGCTATGCGACGCTCGGCGAGATCGTCGCGTGGATCATCGGCTGGGATCTGATGCTCGAATACGGTCTGGCGTCGTCGGCCGTATCGGTCGGCTGGTCGGGCTACTTCCAGTCGCTGGCGGCCGGCTTCGGCCTGCACCTGCCCGCCGTCATCACGGCGGCACCGGGCAGCGTGCCGGGCGTGACGACCTTCATCAACCTGCCCGCCGTCGTCATCATGCTGCTGGTCACGTGGGTGCTGTCGTACGGCGTGCGCGAGTCGGCGCGAATCAACAACCTGATGGTCGCGATCAAGATCGGCGTGGTGCTGCTCTTCATCGCCGTGGGCGTATGGCACGTGAAGCCGGCCAACTGGACGCCGTTCATGCCGTTCGGCACCAGCGGCATGTTCAACGCTGCGGCGCTCGTGTTCTTCGCGTTCATCGGATTCGACGCGGTGACCTCCGCCGCCGAGGAAGTGCGTAACCCGGGACGCGATCTGCCCATTGGCATCATCGGCTCGCTGATCGTATGCACGCTGCTGTATGTGGCGGTCGCCGCCATCATGACCGGCATCGTGCCGTTCGCGCAGTTCGCGGGCGTGGATCACCCGGTGTCGCTGGCCCTGCAATATGCGGGGCAGAACTGGGTCGCAGGCTTCGTCGATCTGGGTGCGATTCTCGGCATGACGACCGTGATTCTGGTGATGACGTACGGCCAGACGCGCATCACCTACGCGATGTCGCGCGACGGCCTGCTGCCGCCGATGCTCTCGCGCATCCACCCGACGCACAAGACGCCGTTTGCGGGCACGTGGATCATCGGCGTCGTGTTTGCCGTCATCGCCGGGTTCGTCCCGTTGGGCGTGCTCGCCGAGCTGATCAATATCGGCACGCTGTCGGCGTTCGCGCTGGTGTCGGTCGCCGTGCTCGTGCTGCGCCGCACGCGTCCTGACCTGCCCCGTGCGTTTCGCGTGCCCGGTGCGCCGGTGGTGCCGCTGATCTCCGCAGGCCTTTGCCTGTTCCTGATGGCCCACCTGCAAGCCGCGACCTGGATCGCGTTCGTGATGTGGCTCGCCATCGGCATGGTGATCTACTTCACCTACGCGCGCCGCAACGCGCTGCTGCACAACCACGGCGACGTGCCTGCGCAACCGCCGCAATAATCGAAAGTCGTCGGCAGTATCAAGTGGTGGTCCCTGTCATCAGGGCCGCCGCTGCTCCCTTTCCGTCTACCGACAATTCCGCATCCCGCCCTCGCGCGGGAGCGCGTATAGTCCGGCACAGGCCCCTGCTGCACGCTTGATCGTGTCGCGCGGGCCGCCCGCCTTCATGGCGGTTCTGCAAGTCGCTCGCTCGTGAATTCCGTTGCTTGCCGCTCACAAAGGCTCACAAAGCACCCACAAAAGGAACAAGAACATGCGTCGCTACGTCCTGCTTGCTGCCGTACCTGCCGCCTTCGCCGCCGGCTTCCTCTCGTCCCATCTGATGCCCAGCGCCGTGGCGCAGGCCACCGCCCTCACCCCGCAAATCATCGACGTCGGCGCCATGACCGACGAGCAGATCGGCAAGCTCGTGCCCAACGTCGGCACGCTGCGCTCGCGCACGCTCGTGGCCACGACCAACGGCACCGTCGCCGTGCAAAGCGGCAACGTGCCGCGCCACACGCATCAGGACGCCGATGAGATTCAGTACGTGATTGCCGGTAGCGGCACGTTCTGGCTGGGCGACCAGCAGCGCGACGTGCACCCGGGCGATCTCATCATCATTCCGCGTGGCACCGTGCACGCCGGGTCGCAAAACACCAGCGGCGAGTTCAAGGTGCTGGCAATCAAGCTGCCGCCGCAGGCACCGAACGACATCCAGTTCGTGAAATAACCGTCAGGTCTGCGCCGCCCGACGGCGGCGCAACCCGATGAACGTCAGTTCGGCAAACACCAGCACGGTCACGATTTGCACGGCGATGAACGCCACGCCCAGCGCGTTCGGCGCAATCCAGTCCGACGCGAGCAACACGGCACAGTCGAGCGCCCAGATCGCATTGATGGCGATCACTGCCCATGCAGCTCCCGCCGGCAAGGTCGTGCGGCGCACCAGCCACACCAGCGCCGCCCCATAGACGAGCAGTACCAGCCCGGTCGCGCGCAGACCGTCCGCGGGCAGATCCAGCAGTGCGGCCAGCGGTGCAGCCGCAAGCACCTGCAACAGCCCCACTGCGCCACTGACGAGTGCGTCGGCGAGCAACACGCGGGCAAGAAATAACGATTGAACCGACGTTTGCGCCGAAGACTGAAACGACGTTTGACGGGATGACATCATGGCGACCTCCATCGAAGTTGGACCGATCCGCGCCGCACGCAGACATCAACGTTGCGGCGGGTGATCAGGACGACGAGACATCGGGTCTCGCTGGCTGCCATCTTGGTGAGCCCACGACACGCCGTCGATTACCTGCGAGGTAATGGCGGTGCATTCCCCAGCCGCTATCATCCGTTTCATGACCACACCTGCTATCGGAACCCTGTTGCGCGACTGGCGTCAGCGCCGGCGCATGAGCCAACTCGATCTCGCGCTGGAAGCGGAGATCTCAACGCGCCATCTGAGTTTTGTCGAGACAGGCCGCGCGCAGCCGAGCCGCGAGATGCTGCTGCATCTTGCGCAGGCGCTCGACATCCCGTTGCGCGAGCGCAATGCAATGCTGGTTGCGGCGGGCTTTGCGCCGCGCTTCGAAGCCCGCGCGTTCGATGCCCCCGACATGGCGGTGGCCCGCGAAGCCGTGCAGCGCGTGCTCGATGGCCACGAGCCTTACCCGGCGCTGGCCGTCGATCGCCATTGGACATTGCTGGCGGCGAACCGCGCCGTCATGCCACTGCTCGCTGGCGTGGACCCATCGTTGTTAAGCGGTGCGGTCAACGTGTTGCGCCTGTCGCTGCATCCGGACGGGCTGGCACCCCGCATCGCGAATCTGCCCGAATGGCGCGCGCATCTGCTGCATCGTCTGCGTCAGCAGATTCATGCGAGCGGTGACGCCACGCTGGGCGAGTTGTATGAGGAGTTGAAGGCGTATCCGGTGAGGTCGCGCGAGCCACCGCCTGCGGTGCCGGCATCGGCGAGCATCTTCGTGCCGATGCAGTTGCGCACCGATGCTGGCCTGCTGTCGTTCTTCAGCACAACGACGGTATTCGGCACGCCGGTGGATGTGACACTCGCCGAACTGGCGCTCGAAGCGTTTTATCCGGCCGATGACGCGACGGGCCGGGCCATGCGCGCCATGGTGTTGTGACGCCGGGGCGCCGTCAGCCGAAATTACGGTTGAACCACACCACGCCGTAGCCGATGGCGAACATCGTGAGCAGCAGCGGCACAGAGATACGCAGCACCTGAATGACGAGCGGGCGCGGCGGCACATCCTCGTCTTCGGGCATGCGGTCGGCCTCGCGCAGCGCACCGGTACACAGCGCTGCCGCGACAGCACTCACGAACACCCAGAAGGTCTGGTTGTAGAGGAGTGCAACCAGCAGCAACGCCAGAGCGACGTTGCGGCCGTGATAGATCATGTTGACGGTATTGCGAAAGGCTTGCGGCGACATGTCGGTGTAGCGCAGGTATCGACCGTCAAGCGGCCCCCGCGCAAAAGTTCTTGTTATGTGACTTCAACCCCTGTTGGCACCGGGCATCGGACCGGGCGAAACGGAGCCATCGAAAGCTCAGTGAAGCATATCCACACTTAACGGCCGCTGCCACCACAGTCTTTAACATCAGTGCGATCGATGCGATCGGCACTCTCGGCACCATCCACCGTCATGCGAATGCGGTATTCTCGCTCGCATGACCGAACCCGCTTCCCTCCCAGCCCTCCCCACGGCGGCCGACAGCACGCCCGGGCGCGCCATCTACGTCATCGTGGCCCACCCGCGTTGGCGCGACTCACGTGTGAACCGCCGCCTGCTCGACGCCGCGCGCAGCATTGCCGGTGTGGACGTGAACGACCTGTATTCGACCTATCCCGACTTCAGCATCGACGTCGCTGCCGAACAGCAGCGCGTGGCGCGTGCCGACCTGATCGTGCTCGTGCATCCGATCTACTGGTACAGCATGCCGCCGCTGCAAAAACTGTGGTTCGACGAGGTGCTCACGTGGGGCTGGGCGTACGGACACGATGGCCACGCGCTCGCCGGAAAGGATCTCTGGCTGGTGCCGAGCACGGGCGGCCCGCAGGCCAGCTACTGCGCCGAAGGCTACAACCAGCACGACTTCGCCGACTTTCTGCCCGCCTATGAGCAGACAGCACGACTGTGCGGCATGCGCTTCCTGCCGCCGCAAGTGTTTTTCGGGGCGCGCCGCAGCGGCGATGCCACGCTTGACGCGCACGTGACTGAGTTCGCCGGTCGTCTGGCGACCTATCCGCAATGGCCGGAACTGATCTCGATGGACGCCGCCCCCGAGTGCAGCGACATCCCCGACAGCGACCGTCCGCGCTGCCCGCCGGAAGTTGCGCCGCCTGCGCTAAGCGCACCGGCCACCGCTGACGCTGACACCGACGCCCGTCCCGGGAGGGCCCTCTGATGGAACACGTCCCGTCGTGGCTGCTCGCCAGCCTGATCTATCTTGCGGCAGCGGTCATCGTGGTGCCGCTCTCACGGGCGTTGGGGCTCGGCGCGATCATCGGTTATCTCGCCGCTGGCATCGCCATCGGCCCGTGGGGTCTGGGGCTCGTCTCGCGTGTGGAAGACGTGCTGCACTTTGCCGAGTTCGGCGTGGTGCTCATGTTGTTTCTTGTGGGTCTCGAACTGGAGCCGCGCCGCCTGTGGAATTTGCGGCGGCCGATCTTTGGCTGGGGGTCTGCGCAAGTCATTGGCTGCGCCGTGCTGCTGTTCTGCGCAGGTTTTGCGCTCGGAGCCCCGTGGCGCATTGCCCTCGTCGCAGCGCTCGGACTGGCGCTGTCGTCCACGGCAATTGCCTTGCAGGTGATGGCCGAGCGCAACCTGCTCGGCACGCCCAGCGGACAGGCCGGCTTCTCGATCCTGCTGTTTCAGGACGTCGCGGCGATCCCGATTCTCGCGCTGCTGCCGCTGCTCGCCAACTCGGTCGACAGCCACGCCCTGACCGGCACCCAGCGTGCGCTCGAAGCCCTGAAAATCGTCGGCGTAATCGCGGCCATCATTCTCGGTGGCCGGCTGGCATTGCGCCCGCTGCTGCGCTGGATTGCCAACAGCAAGACGCCGGAAATCTTCACGGCCGCCGCGCTGCTGCTCGTCGTCGCCATTGCCGCGTTGATGCAGTGGGTTGGGTTGTCGATGGCGTTGGGCGCGTTCCTCGCCGGGGTGTTGCTGGCAGAAAGCGAATACCGCCGCGAACTCGAAACCGACATCGAGCCGTTCAAGGGGTTGCTGCTCGGGTTGTTCTTCATCGCCGTGGGCATGAGCATCGACTTCGGCGTGTTGTTTGCGCAGCCGCTGCGCATGCTGGCGGTGGTCGTCGGCTTCATGGCGGTGAAGGGGCTCGCGATCTTCGGGTTGTCGCGCCTGATGAAGCTCCCGTATCAGGAGCGGCCGATCTTCACGCTGCTGCTGGCACAGGGTGGTGAATTCGCCTTCGTGGTGTTTCAGTCGGCAGGCCCGCAAGTCTTGCCGCCTGCCGTGTCGTCATTCCTGATCGGTGCCGTCGCGCTCTCGATGCTGATCTCGCCGCTGCTGCTCGTCGCCATCGACAAGTGGCTGCTGCCGCGCTACAGCCTCAAGGGTTCGCCGCGCATGGAGGAGATTGCCGAGCCGCAGACGGCGAGCGTGGTGATCTGCGGGTTTGGCCGCTACGGCCAGATCGTCGGGCGGGCGTTGATACCGCAAGGTGTGTCGGTGACGGTGCTCGATCATGATCCGGACACCATCGAAAGCCTGCGGCAGATTGGCTTTCGCGTGTTCTACGGCGATGCCACGCGGCTCGACCTGCTGCGCATCGCCGGTGTCGCCAATGCACGCGCCGTGGTGGTCGCGGTCGACGATGTCGATCAGTCGCTGGAGATCGTGGATCTGTTGCGCGAACATTTTCCAGAGGTGCCGATCGTCGCGCGGGCACGCAACGTGGGGCATCTATTCCAGTTGCGCGACCGGGGGGTGAAGCACATCGAGCGGGAAGTGTTCGAGTCGTCGCTTCGCAGCGCACGTTCGGTGCTGGAAGAACTCGGCTGGCCGGCTGCCGAAGCGCGCGAAGCGACCATGGCGTTCCGGCGCGGCAACATCAAGTTGACGGACGAGATGTACCCCTTCTACCAGGACCGCAACAAGATGATTGCGAAGTCCAAGGAAGGCCGTCGTCAGTTCGAGGAGCAGATGACGCGCGAGCGCGAACAGCGCAAAGCGCAGCGGCAGGTCACGTTCGGCTGGGATGGTGACAAAGCGCCAGACATGACGCCCACGCCACCGGAAGCGCAAGAGAAAAGCGCTGGGCAATAATCGACACAGCGCGCAGTGTAAGTCTGCGCGCTGCGTCCGCCATCACACTATCCAGCGCATAGAGCCGCTTGTCGAACCACTAAACCGCGCGGCTTCATTCTGGCTTAATCGAACGGCTTGAAATGCCCGTCGGCCGGCACTTTGGCGTCGGTGCGCAGGCGTTCTTCGGCATCGGTGCCGGCCAAGCCGCGATAGTAGAGATGCACGGCAATCGCGGCCGAGTAGCGGCGAATTTCCACCAGCGTGAGG belongs to Pandoraea norimbergensis and includes:
- a CDS encoding amino acid permease, translated to MSLFRTKNIENMLAASRTGSLRKVLGPIDLVLMGIGAIIGTGIFVLTGTGALTAGPALTVSFMIAATACGFAALCYAEFASTIPVSGSIYTYSYATLGEIVAWIIGWDLMLEYGLASSAVSVGWSGYFQSLAAGFGLHLPAVITAAPGSVPGVTTFINLPAVVIMLLVTWVLSYGVRESARINNLMVAIKIGVVLLFIAVGVWHVKPANWTPFMPFGTSGMFNAAALVFFAFIGFDAVTSAAEEVRNPGRDLPIGIIGSLIVCTLLYVAVAAIMTGIVPFAQFAGVDHPVSLALQYAGQNWVAGFVDLGAILGMTTVILVMTYGQTRITYAMSRDGLLPPMLSRIHPTHKTPFAGTWIIGVVFAVIAGFVPLGVLAELINIGTLSAFALVSVAVLVLRRTRPDLPRAFRVPGAPVVPLISAGLCLFLMAHLQAATWIAFVMWLAIGMVIYFTYARRNALLHNHGDVPAQPPQ
- a CDS encoding cupin domain-containing protein; translated protein: MRRYVLLAAVPAAFAAGFLSSHLMPSAVAQATALTPQIIDVGAMTDEQIGKLVPNVGTLRSRTLVATTNGTVAVQSGNVPRHTHQDADEIQYVIAGSGTFWLGDQQRDVHPGDLIIIPRGTVHAGSQNTSGEFKVLAIKLPPQAPNDIQFVK
- a CDS encoding helix-turn-helix domain-containing protein translates to MTTPAIGTLLRDWRQRRRMSQLDLALEAEISTRHLSFVETGRAQPSREMLLHLAQALDIPLRERNAMLVAAGFAPRFEARAFDAPDMAVAREAVQRVLDGHEPYPALAVDRHWTLLAANRAVMPLLAGVDPSLLSGAVNVLRLSLHPDGLAPRIANLPEWRAHLLHRLRQQIHASGDATLGELYEELKAYPVRSREPPPAVPASASIFVPMQLRTDAGLLSFFSTTTVFGTPVDVTLAELALEAFYPADDATGRAMRAMVL
- the kefF gene encoding glutathione-regulated potassium-efflux system oxidoreductase KefF; this translates as MTEPASLPALPTAADSTPGRAIYVIVAHPRWRDSRVNRRLLDAARSIAGVDVNDLYSTYPDFSIDVAAEQQRVARADLIVLVHPIYWYSMPPLQKLWFDEVLTWGWAYGHDGHALAGKDLWLVPSTGGPQASYCAEGYNQHDFADFLPAYEQTARLCGMRFLPPQVFFGARRSGDATLDAHVTEFAGRLATYPQWPELISMDAAPECSDIPDSDRPRCPPEVAPPALSAPATADADTDARPGRAL
- the kefC gene encoding glutathione-regulated potassium-efflux system protein KefC; this translates as MEHVPSWLLASLIYLAAAVIVVPLSRALGLGAIIGYLAAGIAIGPWGLGLVSRVEDVLHFAEFGVVLMLFLVGLELEPRRLWNLRRPIFGWGSAQVIGCAVLLFCAGFALGAPWRIALVAALGLALSSTAIALQVMAERNLLGTPSGQAGFSILLFQDVAAIPILALLPLLANSVDSHALTGTQRALEALKIVGVIAAIILGGRLALRPLLRWIANSKTPEIFTAAALLLVVAIAALMQWVGLSMALGAFLAGVLLAESEYRRELETDIEPFKGLLLGLFFIAVGMSIDFGVLFAQPLRMLAVVVGFMAVKGLAIFGLSRLMKLPYQERPIFTLLLAQGGEFAFVVFQSAGPQVLPPAVSSFLIGAVALSMLISPLLLVAIDKWLLPRYSLKGSPRMEEIAEPQTASVVICGFGRYGQIVGRALIPQGVSVTVLDHDPDTIESLRQIGFRVFYGDATRLDLLRIAGVANARAVVVAVDDVDQSLEIVDLLREHFPEVPIVARARNVGHLFQLRDRGVKHIEREVFESSLRSARSVLEELGWPAAEAREATMAFRRGNIKLTDEMYPFYQDRNKMIAKSKEGRRQFEEQMTREREQRKAQRQVTFGWDGDKAPDMTPTPPEAQEKSAGQ